The proteins below come from a single Balaenoptera musculus isolate JJ_BM4_2016_0621 chromosome 1, mBalMus1.pri.v3, whole genome shotgun sequence genomic window:
- the EVA1B gene encoding protein eva-1 homolog B: protein MDAPRRDMELLSNSLAAYAHIRANPESFGLYFVLGVCFGLLLTLCLLVISISCAPRPRPRGPTPRRDPRSSTLEADDDDDDDDEEDTVTRLGPDDTLPGPEVSAEPDGPLSVNVFTSAEELERAQRLEERERILREIWRTGQPDLLGTGTLGPSPTGTGTLGRMHYY, encoded by the exons ATGGATGCCCCCCGAAGGGACATGGAGTTGCTCAGCAACAGCCTGGCGGCCTACGCACACATCCGCG CTAACCCCGAGAGCTTCGGCCTCTACTTCGTGCTGGGTGTCTGCTTTGGCCTGCTGCTCACCCTGTGCCTCCTGGTCATCAGCATCTCCTGCGCACCCCGCCCGCGGCCCCGAGGCCCCACTCCGCGCCGGGACCCCCGCAGCAGCACCCTGGAGGCcgacgacgacgacgacgacgacgacgaGGAGGACACGGTGACTCGGCTGGGCCCCGACGACACGCTGCCGGGCCCCGAGGTGTCCGCGGAGCCCGACGGGCCCCTGAGCGTCAACGTCTTCACTTCGGCGGAGGAGCTGGAGCGAGCGCAGCGGCTAGAGGAGCGGGAACGGATCCTGCGGGAGATCTGGCGCACTGGACAGCCAGACCTGCTGGGCACCGGCACGCTGGGGCCCAGCCCCACGGGCACGGGCACCCTGGGCCGCATGCACTATTACTGA